From a single Hymenobacter sp. YIM 151500-1 genomic region:
- a CDS encoding sodium-translocating pyrophosphatase yields MMNFLYVVPALGVLALLYTWLRSGWVSRQDAGDERMRTIAGYIADGAIAFLKAEYRVLALFGLVASVFLFYLGSTGEKSSPVIVIAFIIGAVFSALAGYIGMKIATKANVRTAQAARTSLSRALNVSFSGGSVMGMGVAGLAVLGLGSLFIVFYQLFVVSKGGGANGIEMETALEVLTGFSLGAESIALFARVGGGIYTKAADVGADLVGKVEAGIPEDDPRNPATIADNVGDNVGDVAGMGADLFGSYVATILATMVLGREVVAVGDQFQGLSPILLPMVIAGAGIVASLIGILMVRVKEGGNVQGALNLGNYVSVGVSAVASYFLIQWMLPAGDLVINRPGAAPFTATDVFWAVLVGLVVGTLMSIITEYYTAMGKRPVLSIVRQSSTGHATTVIGGLAVGMESTVLPILVLAAGIVLSFEAAGLYGVAIAAAGMMATTAMQLAIDAFGPIADNAGGIAEMSELPKEVRERTDILDAVGNTTAATGKGFAIASAALTSLALFAAFMGTSNIDRIDISNARVLAGLFVGAMIPFIFSALAISAVGRAAMAMVQEVRRQFREIPGIMEGTGRPEYEKCVAISTQAAIREMLLPGAIALIVPVIVGFTMGPEVLGGTLAGVTVAGVLMAMFQSNAGGAWDNAKKSFEKGVMIDGTMQYKGSEAHKASVTGDTVGDPFKDTSGPSMNILIKLMSIVSLVIAPHIAAPEQGVARPGEWERKTQEQIRPKVKYADLTNRTAESVLVLLGR; encoded by the coding sequence ATGATGAATTTTCTTTACGTAGTGCCGGCACTGGGTGTGCTGGCGTTGCTGTACACGTGGCTCCGTTCGGGCTGGGTAAGCCGCCAAGACGCCGGTGATGAGCGGATGCGCACCATTGCCGGCTACATTGCCGACGGCGCCATTGCCTTTTTGAAAGCGGAGTACCGCGTGCTGGCCTTGTTTGGGCTGGTGGCCAGCGTCTTCCTGTTCTACTTGGGCAGCACCGGCGAAAAGTCGAGCCCCGTTATCGTTATTGCCTTCATCATCGGGGCGGTGTTTTCGGCGCTGGCCGGCTACATCGGGATGAAGATTGCCACCAAGGCCAACGTGCGTACAGCCCAGGCGGCCCGCACTTCCCTGAGCCGGGCCCTGAACGTGTCGTTTTCCGGGGGCTCGGTGATGGGCATGGGCGTGGCCGGGCTGGCGGTGCTGGGCTTGGGCTCGTTGTTTATTGTCTTCTACCAGCTATTTGTCGTGAGCAAGGGCGGCGGGGCCAATGGCATTGAGATGGAAACGGCCCTGGAGGTACTGACTGGCTTCTCGCTCGGGGCTGAAAGCATTGCCCTGTTTGCCCGCGTGGGTGGCGGCATCTACACCAAAGCCGCCGACGTGGGAGCCGACCTCGTGGGCAAGGTGGAAGCCGGCATCCCCGAAGACGACCCCCGCAACCCCGCCACCATCGCCGACAACGTGGGCGACAACGTGGGCGACGTGGCCGGCATGGGCGCCGACCTATTCGGGTCCTACGTGGCTACTATTCTGGCTACCATGGTGCTGGGCCGCGAAGTAGTGGCCGTCGGCGACCAGTTTCAGGGCCTCTCGCCGATTCTGCTGCCCATGGTTATTGCCGGGGCCGGCATTGTGGCTTCGCTGATAGGCATTCTGATGGTACGCGTCAAGGAAGGCGGCAACGTGCAGGGCGCCCTGAACCTGGGCAACTACGTATCGGTGGGCGTGTCGGCAGTGGCTTCCTACTTCCTCATTCAATGGATGCTGCCGGCCGGCGACCTGGTAATCAACCGGCCCGGTGCCGCGCCGTTTACCGCCACCGACGTGTTCTGGGCCGTGCTCGTGGGCTTGGTTGTGGGCACGCTGATGAGCATTATCACCGAATACTACACGGCCATGGGCAAGCGGCCCGTGCTGAGCATCGTGCGCCAAAGCTCCACGGGGCACGCCACCACCGTTATTGGGGGCTTGGCCGTGGGCATGGAAAGCACCGTGCTACCCATCCTTGTGCTGGCGGCGGGCATTGTGCTAAGCTTTGAGGCGGCCGGGCTCTACGGCGTAGCCATTGCCGCAGCCGGGATGATGGCCACCACCGCTATGCAGCTGGCCATCGACGCCTTCGGGCCCATTGCCGACAATGCCGGCGGCATTGCCGAAATGAGCGAGCTGCCCAAGGAAGTGCGCGAGCGGACCGATATTCTGGACGCCGTGGGCAACACCACCGCCGCCACGGGCAAAGGCTTCGCCATTGCCTCGGCGGCTCTCACGTCGCTGGCCTTGTTTGCGGCCTTCATGGGCACGTCCAACATCGACCGGATCGACATCAGCAATGCCCGCGTGCTGGCAGGGCTGTTCGTGGGCGCCATGATTCCGTTTATCTTCTCGGCCCTGGCCATTTCGGCGGTGGGGCGCGCGGCCATGGCCATGGTGCAGGAAGTGCGCCGGCAGTTCCGCGAGATTCCCGGCATCATGGAGGGCACCGGCCGGCCCGAGTACGAGAAGTGCGTAGCCATCAGCACCCAGGCCGCCATCCGCGAAATGCTGTTGCCCGGCGCCATTGCCCTCATCGTGCCCGTCATCGTGGGCTTCACCATGGGGCCCGAAGTGCTGGGCGGCACGCTGGCCGGCGTTACGGTGGCCGGGGTGCTCATGGCTATGTTCCAGAGCAACGCCGGTGGCGCCTGGGACAATGCCAAGAAGTCGTTTGAGAAGGGCGTAATGATTGACGGCACCATGCAGTACAAAGGCTCCGAGGCCCACAAGGCTTCCGTGACCGGCGACACGGTGGGCGACCCGTTCAAGGACACCTCCGGCCCCAGCATGAACATCCTTATCAAGCTGATGAGCATTGTGTCCCTGGTTATTGCGCCCCACATTGCGGCCCCCGAGCAGGGCGTAGCCCGGCCCGGCGAGTGGGAGCGGAAAACCCAGGAGCAGATTCGCCCCAAGGTGAAGTACGCCGACCTGACCAACCGCACTGCCGAATCGGTGCTGGTGCTGCTGGGCCGCTAG
- the rffA gene encoding dTDP-4-amino-4,6-dideoxygalactose transaminase, whose protein sequence is MLPSPLPPDFIPFNKPHLVGPELEYIRQAVAAGKLSGNGEFTQRCQQFFEQRYGIHKALLTTSGTDALEMAALLLDIKPGDEVIVPSYTFTSTANAFVLRGARIVFVDSGPEHPNLDVAQVAARITSRTRAIVPVHYGGQAADNFTELLALARQHHLWVVEDAAQAIEARYRGQALGTLGHLAAFSFHETKNVSAGEGGLLAINDPTLAARAEILWEKGTNRAAFFRGEAARYEWVDVGSSFLPSELNAAYLWAQLEAIDLIQQRRQQLWQTYATALAPLVTAGQVRVLPTQTDSAPNWHLFGMLCRHEAERDELLAYLRHRHILAVFHYLPLHRSPYYVSRHGNAEPLPHAERFGQTLVRLPLFQDLQPDQQQRVIDAINEFYTTR, encoded by the coding sequence ATGCTTCCTTCTCCCCTACCGCCTGACTTCATTCCTTTCAATAAGCCCCACTTGGTAGGGCCTGAACTAGAGTACATCCGCCAAGCTGTGGCGGCGGGCAAGCTTTCCGGCAACGGCGAATTCACGCAGCGCTGCCAGCAGTTTTTTGAACAGCGCTACGGCATTCACAAAGCCTTGCTGACAACCAGCGGCACCGATGCCTTGGAAATGGCTGCTTTACTCTTGGATATCAAGCCCGGCGACGAGGTAATTGTCCCTAGCTACACCTTCACGTCTACGGCCAATGCCTTTGTGCTGCGAGGCGCCCGAATTGTATTCGTTGACAGCGGCCCGGAGCATCCCAACCTGGACGTAGCGCAGGTGGCAGCGCGCATCACCTCCCGTACTCGCGCCATTGTACCCGTGCACTACGGCGGGCAGGCTGCCGACAACTTTACGGAGTTGCTTGCTTTGGCGCGGCAGCACCACTTGTGGGTAGTTGAGGATGCCGCGCAGGCAATTGAAGCCCGCTACCGGGGGCAGGCCCTTGGCACGCTGGGCCACCTGGCTGCTTTCTCGTTTCACGAAACAAAAAACGTAAGCGCCGGCGAAGGCGGGTTATTAGCCATCAACGACCCTACTTTGGCTGCCCGGGCCGAAATCTTGTGGGAAAAAGGCACCAACCGGGCCGCCTTCTTTCGCGGGGAGGCAGCCCGGTACGAATGGGTAGATGTAGGCTCTTCTTTTCTACCGTCTGAGCTAAACGCGGCGTATCTCTGGGCACAATTGGAGGCTATCGACCTGATCCAGCAGCGCCGGCAGCAACTGTGGCAAACGTACGCCACCGCGCTGGCACCACTTGTCACGGCTGGGCAGGTTCGTGTGCTACCTACCCAGACGGATTCGGCACCAAACTGGCACCTGTTTGGGATGCTATGTCGCCACGAAGCCGAACGGGACGAACTGCTTGCCTACCTGCGCCACCGGCATATTCTGGCCGTCTTTCACTATCTCCCGCTGCACCGTAGCCCATATTATGTATCCCGGCACGGCAATGCAGAGCCGCTTCCTCACGCGGAGCGGTTTGGCCAGACGCTGGTGCGCCTCCCGCTGTTTCAGGACCTCCAGCCTGATCAGCAGCAACGCGTAATCGATGCTATCAACGAGTTTTATACCACTCGCTAG
- a CDS encoding tol-pal system protein YbgF, whose product MLSRLRFVLLLALLPSLAQAQQSGSAPPSVPAPDTLRQVQLENVDVAPAAVDTKGWLLLDKDIQTELEGAVFNLYNFKYDKAERQFRSLRRRYPHHPMPYFLMGLSTWWKIVPTNQQTKQYDKLFFAYMDTAITKGEKLYEADNRNYEACFFLAAAYGFDGRLHADRRDWRKATVSAKRSLDYLEKSKEANGLSPEFLFGQAIFNYYAVWIPDNYPLLKPVLLFFPKGNKQLGLQQLRNVADNGFYVAPEARVFLMRILMNEEDKPDLALPVARYMATTYPDNAYCQRFYALACFNQGEYKECERVSRDILDKLNQGLPGYEAISGRYATYFMGWLMQNKYKNISKARDYYQRCIVFAESTGDVSGGFYLYANLALARLADKDKDAKTAVRYYGVVRDKSDRKSEQYQEAKAYLKKNRQ is encoded by the coding sequence ATGCTTTCCCGACTCCGTTTTGTCCTGTTGCTGGCCCTCCTCCCCTCCCTGGCGCAGGCGCAACAATCCGGCTCGGCCCCTCCGTCAGTTCCTGCGCCCGACACGCTCCGGCAGGTGCAGCTGGAAAACGTAGACGTGGCCCCGGCCGCCGTAGATACCAAGGGCTGGCTGCTGCTCGACAAAGACATTCAAACGGAACTGGAAGGAGCAGTTTTCAACCTGTATAATTTCAAGTACGACAAGGCCGAGCGTCAGTTCCGGTCGTTGCGCCGCCGCTACCCCCACCACCCCATGCCCTACTTTCTGATGGGCCTGAGCACGTGGTGGAAAATCGTGCCCACCAACCAACAGACCAAGCAGTACGACAAGCTGTTTTTCGCCTATATGGACACGGCCATTACCAAAGGCGAAAAGCTGTACGAGGCCGATAACCGCAACTACGAGGCCTGCTTCTTCCTGGCCGCCGCCTATGGCTTCGATGGCCGCCTGCACGCCGACCGCCGCGACTGGCGCAAAGCCACGGTCAGTGCCAAACGCTCCTTAGACTATCTGGAGAAAAGCAAGGAAGCCAACGGGCTGAGTCCGGAATTCCTGTTTGGACAGGCCATTTTCAACTACTACGCCGTCTGGATTCCGGACAATTATCCGCTTCTGAAACCAGTGCTGCTGTTCTTCCCCAAGGGCAACAAGCAGCTGGGCCTACAACAGCTGCGCAACGTGGCCGACAACGGCTTTTATGTAGCGCCCGAAGCGCGGGTATTCCTCATGAGGATCCTCATGAACGAGGAAGACAAGCCCGACTTGGCCTTGCCCGTTGCCCGCTACATGGCCACTACCTACCCCGACAATGCGTATTGTCAGCGGTTTTACGCCTTGGCGTGCTTCAACCAGGGCGAGTACAAGGAGTGCGAGCGGGTCAGCCGAGACATCCTCGACAAATTAAATCAGGGGTTGCCGGGCTACGAGGCCATTAGTGGGCGTTATGCCACTTACTTTATGGGCTGGCTGATGCAGAACAAGTATAAGAATATCTCTAAAGCCAGAGATTACTACCAGCGTTGCATCGTCTTTGCCGAAAGCACCGGGGATGTGAGCGGAGGCTTTTACCTGTATGCCAACCTGGCTCTGGCCCGCCTCGCCGACAAAGACAAGGACGCCAAAACTGCGGTTCGGTACTACGGCGTCGTGCGCGACAAATCGGACCGCAAATCGGAACAATACCAGGAGGCGAAAGCGTATTTGAAGAAAAACCGCCAGTAG
- a CDS encoding M20/M25/M40 family metallo-hydrolase: MQLLRSLCQIAAPSGNEAPLTDFVLRYVQQHQATWQVQPTIVAGEELQDCIILVFGTPRTAVFAHLDSIGFTVRYGRQLVRIGGPDVATGYPLVGHDTQGPIECTLEVDKNTGALRYRYHREIERGTELTFRCDFRETATTVQSCTLDNRLGVWNALRLCETLQDGIVAFSCWEEHGGGSVAYLAKHIYETYDVRQALISDITWVTEGVHAGQGCVISLRDSLIPRRSYVERIRHIARQAGIPHQLEVESGGGSDAKELQHGAQPWDWCFVGAPEDNVHTPHEIVDKRDIASMLALYQALMREL; the protein is encoded by the coding sequence ATGCAGCTTTTACGGTCTTTGTGTCAGATTGCCGCGCCTTCTGGTAATGAAGCTCCCTTGACGGATTTTGTTCTGCGCTACGTTCAGCAGCACCAGGCTACCTGGCAGGTACAGCCCACAATAGTGGCGGGTGAAGAATTGCAGGATTGTATTATTCTAGTATTTGGCACACCACGCACGGCCGTGTTTGCCCACCTCGACAGTATCGGCTTCACGGTGCGCTACGGCCGCCAGCTGGTGCGCATTGGCGGGCCCGATGTAGCAACCGGCTACCCGCTGGTAGGGCACGACACCCAAGGGCCCATCGAGTGCACGCTGGAAGTAGACAAAAATACCGGCGCTTTGCGCTACAGGTACCACCGCGAAATTGAGCGGGGCACGGAGCTGACTTTTCGCTGTGACTTCCGCGAAACCGCCACCACCGTGCAGAGCTGCACGCTCGACAACCGGCTTGGCGTCTGGAACGCCTTGCGGCTCTGCGAAACACTGCAAGACGGAATAGTAGCCTTCAGCTGCTGGGAAGAACACGGTGGCGGCTCGGTGGCCTACCTGGCCAAGCACATCTACGAAACCTACGACGTACGCCAGGCGCTGATATCTGACATTACGTGGGTGACGGAAGGCGTGCACGCTGGCCAAGGCTGCGTAATTTCCCTACGCGACTCGCTTATCCCGCGCCGCAGCTACGTGGAGCGCATTCGGCACATTGCCCGGCAGGCCGGCATTCCGCACCAGCTGGAAGTAGAAAGCGGCGGCGGCTCCGACGCCAAAGAACTGCAGCACGGCGCCCAGCCCTGGGACTGGTGCTTCGTGGGCGCCCCCGAGGACAACGTGCACACGCCCCACGAAATCGTGGACAAGCGGGACATTGCGAGTATGCTGGCGCTCTACCAGGCGCTGATGCGGGAGCTGTAG
- a CDS encoding glycosyltransferase family 25 protein, producing MKVFVISLERATERREYIKSHFSALNVDYEIIDAVDYKQLTDHEFATLASSEAMAKNPYLTKGMVACALSHVKIFKKIVNDNIEKALVVEDDVSLPKNIDTILREIESVVADDEVITLSYYSHSGDVTELSNKGAISLASGNKLFYPVDIECIASTMAYIITRSVAEKMADILMPISVQPDYWGVYYEKGAFKSFKCLYPIQAKPAAFRSTLDYASASSLKSRLASFVRNYKVPFLYSYLEKRSQNLIDQKHAINMIEKKPFHIK from the coding sequence ATGAAAGTTTTTGTCATCAGCTTAGAAAGAGCTACTGAAAGAAGAGAGTATATTAAATCTCATTTTTCAGCGTTGAATGTTGATTATGAAATAATAGATGCAGTTGACTATAAACAGTTAACTGATCATGAATTTGCTACATTAGCAAGTAGCGAGGCAATGGCTAAAAATCCCTATCTGACAAAGGGAATGGTAGCTTGTGCATTGTCACATGTTAAAATTTTTAAAAAGATAGTTAATGATAATATAGAGAAAGCCTTAGTTGTGGAGGACGATGTTTCTTTGCCCAAAAATATTGACACCATACTTCGTGAAATCGAGAGTGTAGTTGCTGATGATGAAGTGATAACACTTTCCTATTATAGTCATTCCGGAGATGTAACGGAGCTGAGTAACAAAGGTGCTATAAGTTTAGCATCTGGAAACAAGCTTTTTTACCCGGTTGATATAGAATGCATTGCCTCAACTATGGCCTATATCATAACACGAAGTGTAGCAGAAAAGATGGCTGATATATTAATGCCTATTAGCGTTCAGCCTGATTATTGGGGCGTATATTATGAAAAAGGGGCTTTTAAATCGTTTAAATGCTTATATCCAATTCAGGCAAAGCCAGCTGCGTTTCGTAGTACATTAGATTATGCGTCAGCCTCTAGCTTAAAAAGCAGACTAGCTTCATTCGTCAGGAATTATAAAGTTCCTTTTCTGTATTCATACTTGGAGAAAAGGAGTCAGAATTTGATAGATCAAAAACATGCAATCAATATGATAGAAAAAAAACCGTTTCATATTAAATAA
- a CDS encoding glycosyltransferase — MRILFVVPYPIGKAPSQRFRFEQYLDFLTQEGHSWRMAPFISNQTWAILYKPGHTLAKAAGILAGFARRVVLLFSVPQYDYVFVHREASPIGPPVFEWVISRLLSKRVIYDFDDAIWIPNTSEANKLVAGVKWHHKVQSICRWAYKVSCGNAYLRDYARQFNPNAIINPTTIDTVHLHNQVKDQSEPGRLVIGWTGTHSTLKYLHQVVPVLARLEQEFDFEFRVISNQPPELPLRSLVYVPWRKETEIADLLAFHVGLMPLEDDPWAKGKCAFKALQYMALGIPALVSPVGMNTEVVQEGVNGNVCATAAEWENSLRRLLQNPGLRQEMGRHARQTIEQRYSVTANRRNFLELFS, encoded by the coding sequence ATGCGTATTCTTTTTGTTGTACCGTACCCCATCGGCAAGGCGCCTTCGCAACGGTTCCGATTCGAGCAGTATCTGGATTTTCTCACCCAAGAAGGCCATTCCTGGCGAATGGCTCCTTTCATATCCAACCAAACCTGGGCTATTTTGTACAAGCCCGGTCATACCCTAGCCAAGGCCGCCGGGATACTGGCCGGATTTGCCCGACGGGTCGTATTGCTATTCAGCGTGCCGCAATACGACTACGTCTTTGTTCACCGGGAAGCATCACCAATTGGCCCTCCGGTATTTGAATGGGTAATCAGCCGGCTGCTGAGTAAGCGGGTTATTTACGACTTCGACGACGCCATCTGGATTCCGAACACTTCGGAGGCCAACAAGCTAGTGGCGGGCGTGAAGTGGCACCATAAAGTGCAGAGCATTTGCCGCTGGGCCTACAAGGTGAGCTGCGGCAACGCCTACCTGCGCGACTACGCCCGGCAGTTCAACCCTAACGCCATCATCAACCCAACCACCATCGACACGGTTCACCTGCACAATCAGGTGAAAGACCAAAGTGAGCCTGGGCGGCTGGTGATTGGGTGGACGGGGACTCACTCGACCTTGAAATATCTGCACCAGGTAGTGCCAGTGCTGGCCAGACTGGAGCAGGAATTCGACTTCGAGTTTCGGGTAATTTCCAACCAGCCGCCGGAGCTGCCGCTTCGCTCTTTGGTGTACGTGCCCTGGCGCAAGGAAACCGAAATAGCCGATCTGCTGGCCTTTCACGTGGGGCTGATGCCGCTGGAAGACGACCCTTGGGCCAAGGGCAAATGCGCTTTCAAAGCCTTGCAGTACATGGCCCTGGGTATTCCGGCTTTGGTGTCGCCGGTGGGAATGAACACCGAAGTGGTGCAGGAAGGAGTGAACGGCAACGTGTGCGCCACTGCTGCCGAGTGGGAGAACAGCCTGCGCCGACTTTTGCAAAACCCTGGTTTACGCCAGGAGATGGGACGCCACGCCCGCCAAACCATTGAGCAGCGCTACTCGGTTACGGCTAACCGGCGAAACTTTTTGGAATTATTCAGTTGA
- a CDS encoding glycosyltransferase family 4 protein, with protein sequence MIGISRKPVILITDNSTAVTGALVAIRNATDRLRPHYEFVYVLPNGSQGRPTLEKAGYKVHELPFVEISRRPSSLLLYVPRLVLNGWRLARLARRERAAALHMNDFYNLTGVIARFLTGLPLITHVRFLPHTQLQPLARTWRWVAEHLAQRVVCVSRAVHTYFRPLPKVQVIYDPIPGQEKYPPAELVQREDGTVRMLYLGNYIPGKGQNFAVQAFQRAYAQLPGLRLHFAGGDMGLEKNRAFRQQLEADVAAAGLQEVVTFGGFVQDVEAAIKQADIVLNFSESESFSLTCLDALYFGTPLIATDCGGPAELFESGKSGLLVPNRDVPAMAAAMVTLGTDAELRRRFAAAGREFVRHKFRPEATYAKLGQVYAELLAR encoded by the coding sequence ATGATAGGTATCTCCCGTAAACCCGTTATACTTATTACCGACAATTCCACAGCAGTAACGGGAGCTTTGGTAGCCATCCGCAATGCTACAGATCGGCTGCGCCCCCACTACGAGTTTGTATACGTGTTGCCCAATGGCAGCCAAGGCCGACCCACACTGGAAAAAGCCGGCTATAAAGTACATGAACTGCCGTTCGTAGAAATTAGCCGGCGACCCAGCAGCTTGCTACTCTACGTGCCTAGGCTGGTGCTGAACGGCTGGCGACTGGCGCGGCTGGCGCGGCGCGAAAGAGCAGCCGCACTGCACATGAATGATTTCTATAACCTTACGGGGGTTATAGCGCGGTTTCTGACGGGGCTGCCTCTAATTACACACGTGCGCTTTCTGCCGCACACGCAGCTGCAGCCCCTGGCGCGGACGTGGCGCTGGGTAGCGGAGCACTTGGCGCAGCGGGTGGTGTGCGTATCACGGGCAGTGCATACATATTTCCGGCCGCTGCCCAAAGTGCAGGTCATTTACGACCCGATACCAGGGCAGGAAAAATATCCGCCCGCCGAGCTGGTGCAACGAGAAGATGGTACAGTCAGGATGCTGTACCTTGGAAATTATATTCCCGGCAAAGGGCAAAACTTTGCCGTGCAAGCATTCCAACGAGCTTATGCTCAGCTACCCGGCCTGCGCCTGCATTTTGCGGGTGGGGATATGGGCCTGGAGAAAAACCGAGCATTTCGGCAGCAACTGGAGGCCGACGTGGCAGCGGCCGGCCTGCAGGAAGTAGTGACGTTCGGCGGATTTGTGCAGGATGTGGAAGCGGCTATCAAACAGGCCGACATCGTGCTCAATTTTTCGGAGTCGGAATCATTCTCATTGACCTGCCTCGACGCTCTGTATTTTGGTACGCCTTTAATAGCTACAGATTGCGGGGGGCCGGCAGAACTCTTTGAATCCGGGAAGTCGGGCCTGTTGGTGCCCAACCGCGACGTGCCCGCCATGGCTGCCGCGATGGTGACGCTGGGTACCGACGCTGAGCTTCGGCGTCGCTTTGCTGCGGCAGGGCGAGAATTTGTGCGCCATAAATTCCGGCCCGAGGCTACGTATGCAAAGCTCGGGCAAGTATATGCCGAACTGCTGGCGCGCTAG
- a CDS encoding glycosyltransferase yields MKLQSTNLLLLIPNLGFGGAQRVFHDHSVELAKHYAVTEAVFNTEGGNMYPSGNKMVSLEVGGGGSATEKIRNFGRRIGRLRALKRRLHTDVCISHLEGADYVNLLSKGPEKVVLCIHGSKLHDGNIMGLVGWLRKKILMPGLYNRADKIVTVSRDINPELINGFGVKPEKLVTINNFFEVTQIEQKSQEPLSTEEQAVYDAAPVLVTSGRLTIQKNQAPLLDAFATLIQRRSAKLVFVGDGELRNDLTRHARQLGLRVYEAWSQDALTPECDVYFLGLKQNPFKYIRPASLFVFPSAWEGFPMALGEAMICGVPAVTTDCPTGPREILAPNTDTPRVSIRAAEKAEFGVLMPMLNQPASLAADLRVWTDTLCQLLNDVTERERLGRLASQRMQDFTREKIFRQWVTMLDDVLARS; encoded by the coding sequence ATGAAATTGCAATCAACAAATTTGCTATTACTCATTCCTAATCTTGGCTTTGGCGGGGCTCAGCGGGTATTTCACGACCATAGCGTAGAGCTGGCCAAGCACTATGCTGTGACGGAAGCCGTCTTCAATACAGAGGGTGGCAACATGTACCCCAGCGGCAACAAGATGGTGAGCCTAGAAGTAGGGGGTGGGGGCAGTGCAACCGAGAAGATCCGCAATTTCGGCCGGCGCATTGGGCGGCTGCGGGCCCTGAAACGACGCTTGCACACTGATGTGTGCATAAGCCATCTGGAAGGTGCCGACTATGTGAACCTGCTTAGCAAGGGCCCAGAGAAAGTAGTACTCTGCATTCACGGATCTAAGCTGCACGATGGCAATATTATGGGATTGGTAGGCTGGCTGCGAAAAAAAATTCTCATGCCTGGCCTATACAACCGCGCCGATAAAATCGTGACTGTAAGTCGCGACATTAATCCTGAGTTGATCAATGGCTTTGGAGTAAAGCCGGAGAAACTAGTCACTATTAATAATTTCTTTGAGGTAACTCAGATTGAGCAAAAGTCGCAAGAGCCACTCTCTACGGAAGAGCAAGCCGTATACGACGCAGCGCCGGTGCTAGTAACCTCCGGCCGGCTTACCATCCAAAAGAACCAAGCCCCGCTGCTAGATGCTTTTGCTACTCTTATTCAACGCAGGTCGGCAAAGCTGGTGTTTGTAGGCGACGGAGAGCTACGGAATGACCTGACCCGCCACGCGCGTCAGTTAGGTTTGCGGGTATATGAAGCTTGGAGCCAGGATGCGCTAACGCCAGAATGTGACGTCTACTTCCTCGGACTGAAGCAGAACCCATTTAAGTACATCCGGCCAGCATCATTGTTTGTGTTTCCCTCAGCCTGGGAGGGTTTCCCAATGGCATTGGGGGAAGCTATGATCTGCGGGGTGCCGGCTGTAACAACCGATTGCCCTACTGGACCTCGGGAAATACTTGCGCCCAATACAGACACACCTCGTGTCAGCATTCGGGCTGCTGAAAAAGCTGAATTTGGAGTGCTAATGCCTATGCTTAACCAGCCAGCCAGCTTAGCCGCCGACCTACGTGTGTGGACAGATACCTTGTGCCAATTGCTAAACGATGTTACAGAACGAGAACGGCTAGGGCGTTTAGCTAGCCAGCGGATGCAAGACTTTACTCGCGAAAAAATTTTTCGCCAGTGGGTAACGATGCTCGATGACGTACTTGCCCGTTCATGA